One window of the Halobacillus litoralis genome contains the following:
- a CDS encoding aspartate carbamoyltransferase catalytic subunit has protein sequence MHHLLSMKHMTNDKIHHLFSIARKMEQMNEIPSFKGKFAANLFLEPSTRTKSSFHIAQRRLGMDVLQLDGTDSSLVKGESLYDTLKTLESIGVELAVVRQSESGLLDHCAEGLNLSLINAGDGCGEHPTQSLLDLYTIHEHFQYFQGLDVCIAGDLKHSRVARSNAFALKQLGANVFFVTKPEWQDDSLSNHYITMDEAVDRCDVLMLLRIQHERHEKGDATSSYLKEFGLTTEREARMKPDSIILHPAPVNRGVEIDGSLVESGKSRIFKQMANGVNVRMAVIEALMKGEL, from the coding sequence TTGCATCACTTGTTGTCAATGAAACACATGACGAACGACAAAATTCACCACCTGTTTTCCATTGCAAGGAAAATGGAACAGATGAATGAGATTCCCTCCTTTAAGGGGAAGTTCGCTGCCAATTTGTTTCTTGAACCAAGCACAAGGACTAAGAGCAGTTTTCACATCGCCCAACGGAGACTTGGAATGGATGTGCTCCAATTGGACGGTACGGACTCAAGCCTTGTAAAAGGAGAAAGTTTATACGACACCTTGAAGACACTTGAGTCCATAGGTGTGGAGCTCGCTGTCGTCCGTCAATCGGAATCCGGGCTGTTAGACCATTGTGCAGAAGGATTGAACCTTTCCTTAATTAATGCCGGTGATGGTTGCGGGGAGCATCCGACGCAGTCACTGCTCGACCTGTACACGATCCATGAACATTTTCAATATTTCCAAGGCTTAGATGTCTGCATAGCTGGTGATTTGAAACACAGTCGTGTAGCCAGGTCCAACGCCTTTGCATTAAAACAGCTGGGCGCCAATGTGTTTTTTGTAACCAAACCTGAATGGCAGGATGATTCACTTTCCAACCATTACATTACGATGGATGAGGCGGTTGATCGTTGTGACGTTTTGATGCTGCTGAGAATCCAACATGAGAGGCATGAGAAAGGGGATGCGACATCTTCCTACCTGAAGGAATTCGGCCTGACGACAGAAAGAGAAGCTCGAATGAAACCTGACAGCATTATCCTGCATCCAGCACCTGTGAACAGGGGAGTCGAGATTGACGGCTCGCTCGTCGAATCAGGAAAGTCGAGGATTTTCAAGCAAATGGCCAATGGAGTAAATGTAAGAATGGCCGTAATCGAAGCACTTATGAAAGGGGAACTATAA
- a CDS encoding solute carrier family 23 protein has product MKQHEAALDVNEVPKMHKWLTLSLQHLFAMFGATILVPFLTGLSPSVALVSSGFGTLAYLLITRGKVPAYLGSSFAFIYPIIEVSKSSGVAGAMVGSFLAGLVYGLVALLISIFGTKWLMNLLPPIVVGPVIIVIGLGLASTAIDMAMYLPGQEENVYSGTHFMVALVTLGITIIASIFFKGFFSLLPILFGICGGYAFAFTQGIVDTSAIQAEWNAITSAGSLAGLLSAIFKMPEFVVPFVDFSPMDVISWEIAFLMVPFALVTITEHTGDQMVLSKVVGKNFLKNPGLDKSILGDGVATFIASCLGGPPNTTYGENIGVLAITRVYSVFVIGGAAVIAIVFGFIGMVTAVISSIPTAVMGGVSILLFGIIASSGLRMLIDNQIDFGEKRNLIVASVILVIGVGGAYIQVTDRVQIAGMALAAIIGVILNLILPGKEKGRGNGSMFEAPELENEKNKEYVA; this is encoded by the coding sequence ATGAAACAACACGAAGCAGCTCTGGATGTAAATGAAGTACCTAAAATGCATAAATGGCTGACACTCAGTTTACAACACTTATTCGCAATGTTCGGAGCGACCATCCTCGTTCCGTTCTTAACAGGATTATCACCATCGGTAGCCCTTGTTTCAAGCGGTTTTGGTACACTTGCTTATCTTTTGATCACAAGAGGAAAAGTCCCAGCCTATCTGGGTTCGAGCTTTGCTTTTATTTATCCAATCATCGAAGTATCAAAATCAAGCGGAGTTGCAGGAGCGATGGTCGGGAGCTTCCTCGCAGGTCTGGTTTACGGTTTAGTCGCACTCTTAATCTCTATATTCGGAACGAAATGGTTGATGAATTTACTTCCTCCGATTGTTGTCGGACCAGTCATTATTGTGATCGGTCTCGGGCTTGCTTCAACTGCCATTGACATGGCGATGTATCTGCCTGGCCAGGAAGAAAATGTGTATAGCGGCACACACTTCATGGTCGCCTTAGTGACCTTAGGCATCACGATCATTGCTTCGATTTTCTTTAAAGGCTTCTTCTCCTTACTGCCGATTCTTTTCGGGATTTGCGGGGGATATGCCTTTGCCTTCACTCAGGGAATTGTCGATACAAGCGCAATCCAAGCGGAATGGAATGCCATTACCAGCGCGGGGTCATTAGCTGGTCTCCTTTCAGCCATTTTCAAAATGCCCGAGTTTGTCGTCCCTTTCGTCGATTTTTCTCCGATGGATGTGATCAGCTGGGAAATAGCCTTTCTGATGGTACCATTCGCCCTTGTGACGATCACCGAGCACACAGGGGATCAAATGGTCTTATCCAAAGTCGTCGGGAAGAATTTTTTGAAAAACCCTGGGCTTGATAAATCAATTCTTGGGGACGGTGTCGCAACATTCATCGCCTCATGCCTTGGCGGACCGCCAAATACGACTTATGGTGAGAACATCGGTGTATTAGCTATCACTCGTGTGTACAGCGTCTTCGTCATCGGAGGAGCGGCTGTCATTGCCATAGTCTTCGGATTTATCGGCATGGTGACCGCAGTCATCAGTTCGATCCCGACGGCGGTCATGGGAGGCGTATCCATCCTGCTTTTCGGAATCATCGCCTCAAGCGGGCTCCGTATGCTGATCGACAATCAAATTGATTTCGGCGAAAAAAGGAATTTGATTGTCGCCTCTGTCATCCTGGTCATCGGGGTAGGCGGCGCATATATCCAAGTGACAGATCGGGTGCAGATTGCTGGAATGGCTCTTGCAGCTATCATCGGAGTTATTTTGAATCTGATCCTCCCAGGTAAAGAGAAAGGGCGTGGAAACGGCAGCATGTTTGAAGCGCCGGAGCTTGAAAATGAAAAGAACAAGGAATATGTAGCGTAA
- the pyrR gene encoding bifunctional pyr operon transcriptional regulator/uracil phosphoribosyltransferase PyrR, whose translation MNPKATVLDDAAIRRALTRISHEIIEKNKGIEDLVLVGIKTRGVPIAQRLKHKIQEIEGADLPDGELDITLYRDDLTPQENEAEPQLKATNIQADIDGKKIILIDDVLYTGRTVRAAMDALIDLGRPSQIQLAVLVDRGHRELPIRADYVGKNVPTSLDEIITVTLSETDEMDEVKIYDK comes from the coding sequence ATGAATCCAAAAGCTACCGTACTTGATGATGCAGCGATTCGCAGAGCATTAACGCGGATATCCCATGAAATCATCGAAAAGAACAAAGGAATTGAAGACCTCGTACTAGTCGGGATCAAAACCAGGGGTGTTCCGATCGCCCAGCGGTTAAAGCATAAAATCCAGGAAATAGAAGGGGCGGATCTGCCAGACGGAGAGCTGGATATCACCCTGTATAGGGATGATCTGACGCCACAGGAAAACGAAGCCGAGCCACAATTGAAAGCTACGAATATCCAGGCAGATATCGACGGGAAAAAAATCATCCTTATTGATGATGTGCTATACACAGGTCGGACTGTGCGTGCCGCAATGGACGCACTGATCGACCTTGGACGTCCAAGCCAAATCCAGTTGGCCGTCTTAGTGGATCGCGGCCATCGCGAATTGCCGATCCGGGCGGATTATGTCGGTAAAAATGTACCGACATCGCTTGATGAGATCATCACTGTCACGCTCTCTGAAACAGACGAGATGGATGAAGTGAAAATCTACGATAAGTAA
- a CDS encoding RluA family pseudouridine synthase yields MSEKYVVTENDQSKRIDKLLTEVIPDSSRSQIQGWLKDHVVLVDGKPVKSNYKVQPDDTITWAVPEPEPMDILPEKVDLHIVYEDEDVIVVNKPSGMVIHPSAGHHSGTLVNALLYHCTDLSGINGVERPGIVHRIDKDTSGLIMVAKNDRAHKSLAEQLSKKTVERKYEAIVHGEIHHEYGTIEAPIGRDTKDRQKMAVVDGGRDAVTHFRVLRHFTDFTLVECTLETGRTHQIRVHMRYISHPLAGDPKYGPRKTLDLNGQALHAKSLGFEHPRTGEWKKFEVEPPQDFKETLSYLETKEL; encoded by the coding sequence TTGAGTGAAAAATATGTGGTAACAGAAAACGATCAATCCAAACGAATTGATAAACTTTTGACTGAAGTCATTCCAGATTCATCCAGGTCCCAAATCCAAGGCTGGTTGAAAGATCATGTCGTCCTTGTAGATGGGAAACCTGTGAAAAGTAATTATAAAGTCCAGCCAGATGATACGATCACCTGGGCTGTACCTGAACCGGAGCCAATGGATATTCTCCCTGAGAAAGTCGATCTTCATATCGTGTATGAAGATGAAGACGTCATTGTCGTCAATAAGCCGTCCGGGATGGTGATCCACCCGTCTGCAGGGCATCATTCAGGAACACTTGTAAATGCTTTGCTTTATCATTGTACAGACCTTTCAGGAATCAATGGAGTTGAACGTCCCGGGATCGTGCATCGGATTGATAAAGACACGAGTGGTCTTATCATGGTGGCAAAAAATGACCGTGCCCACAAATCTTTGGCTGAACAACTTTCAAAGAAAACAGTGGAGCGGAAATACGAAGCCATCGTGCATGGGGAAATCCATCACGAATATGGTACCATCGAAGCCCCGATCGGACGTGACACGAAAGATCGCCAGAAAATGGCGGTGGTGGATGGAGGGAGAGATGCAGTTACACATTTCAGGGTACTGCGTCACTTCACAGACTTTACGTTGGTAGAATGTACTCTTGAAACAGGAAGGACTCACCAAATACGGGTCCATATGCGCTATATCAGTCATCCGCTTGCGGGTGATCCTAAATATGGTCCGCGAAAAACATTGGATCTGAACGGACAGGCGCTCCATGCCAAATCTCTTGGTTTTGAACACCCGAGAACGGGCGAGTGGAAGAAATTCGAAGTCGAACCACCGCAGGACTTCAAAGAAACGCTCTCCTATTTAGAAACAAAAGAATTGTAA
- the lspA gene encoding signal peptidase II yields the protein MHVYYIIAILLIFIDQWTKWLVVTKMDIGQSIQIIENFFYLTSHRNQGAAWGILQGQMWFFYIITVVVIGFVIYYLHQYGKESRFIGIALSLILAGAIGNFIDRVVRKEVVDFANTYFFSYNFPIFNVADSALVIGVIFVMIATFIDERKKKGSLNS from the coding sequence ATGCATGTGTATTATATAATCGCCATTCTGCTCATTTTTATCGATCAATGGACAAAATGGCTCGTAGTGACAAAAATGGATATCGGACAAAGCATACAAATCATTGAGAACTTCTTTTATTTGACTTCACATAGGAATCAGGGTGCAGCCTGGGGGATTTTGCAAGGCCAAATGTGGTTCTTCTATATCATTACAGTCGTTGTCATAGGCTTTGTCATTTATTATCTCCATCAATACGGAAAAGAAAGCCGGTTTATCGGCATCGCCCTTTCTTTGATTTTGGCAGGGGCCATCGGTAATTTCATCGATCGTGTGGTCCGGAAAGAGGTTGTCGATTTCGCGAATACGTATTTCTTTTCTTATAATTTTCCCATTTTCAATGTTGCTGACTCAGCTCTGGTAATCGGCGTCATTTTCGTAATGATCGCTACATTCATTGATGAGCGGAAAAAGAAAGGAAGTTTGAACTCTTGA
- a CDS encoding DivIVA domain-containing protein, whose translation MPLTPLDIHNKEFTRGFRGYDEDEVNEFLDQVIKDYEIVIRQKKELEREVDQLNERLGHFNNIETTLNKSILVAQETAEDVKNSANKESKLIVKEAEKNADRIINEALEKSRRISIEVEEMKKQAKVFKMRLRMLVEAQIDMIENDDWDHLFDTEIEDETEVKREMEKEYSSQQS comes from the coding sequence GTGCCTTTAACACCACTGGATATTCATAACAAAGAATTCACAAGAGGATTCAGAGGGTACGATGAAGACGAAGTCAATGAATTTCTAGACCAGGTAATCAAAGATTATGAAATTGTCATCCGTCAAAAGAAAGAGTTAGAACGTGAGGTGGATCAGCTGAACGAACGGCTGGGTCATTTCAATAATATCGAAACGACTTTGAACAAGTCGATCCTCGTTGCCCAGGAAACAGCAGAAGATGTGAAGAACAGTGCGAATAAAGAATCGAAGCTGATCGTCAAGGAAGCGGAGAAGAATGCAGATCGCATCATCAATGAAGCATTGGAAAAATCACGCCGCATTTCAATTGAAGTGGAAGAGATGAAAAAACAGGCGAAAGTGTTCAAGATGAGATTACGGATGCTTGTTGAAGCCCAAATCGACATGATTGAAAATGATGACTGGGACCATTTGTTTGACACAGAAATCGAGGATGAGACAGAAGTCAAAAGAGAAATGGAAAAAGAGTACAGTTCTCAACAGTCGTAA
- a CDS encoding RNA-binding protein: MSDIYQHFRKEERPFIEQVLSWQDDVSMKYQRKLTDFLNPREQMILHAIMGNDADLVYGMEGGGEQSERKRAIIAPDYEVVETDDFKLTLLEATYPVKFITLEHRDVLGAFMSLGIRREKLGDLVVQDGKIQITTAEEISDYIKMNLTGIKRSTVQFEEKPMAERLESEETWLTKETTVSSLRLDVMVKEIYGMSRKKASLFIESGQVKVNFRTVEDTAFSLEAGDLISLRGKGRSRLDDVLGQTKKEKYKVTTAKLN, translated from the coding sequence ATGTCAGACATTTATCAGCATTTTCGAAAAGAAGAGCGCCCATTTATCGAGCAGGTCCTTTCCTGGCAAGATGATGTCAGCATGAAGTACCAACGTAAACTGACTGATTTTTTAAACCCGAGGGAGCAGATGATTCTCCATGCCATTATGGGTAATGATGCGGATCTAGTGTATGGAATGGAGGGTGGAGGTGAACAGAGCGAACGAAAACGGGCGATTATTGCTCCGGATTATGAAGTCGTCGAAACAGATGACTTTAAGCTCACATTACTTGAAGCCACCTATCCTGTAAAATTTATAACTCTTGAACATAGGGATGTCCTTGGTGCTTTCATGTCCCTAGGGATAAGGCGTGAGAAACTGGGTGACCTTGTGGTCCAGGATGGAAAAATACAAATCACCACAGCTGAAGAAATCAGTGATTACATCAAAATGAACCTCACAGGTATCAAACGTTCAACTGTCCAGTTTGAAGAAAAGCCGATGGCAGAACGTTTGGAAAGTGAAGAGACCTGGTTGACGAAAGAAACAACGGTCTCCTCCTTGCGACTTGATGTAATGGTGAAGGAAATTTATGGAATGTCCCGTAAAAAAGCGAGTCTTTTTATTGAAAGCGGCCAAGTGAAGGTCAACTTCCGTACGGTTGAAGATACCGCATTTTCATTAGAAGCAGGGGATCTCATTTCTCTCCGGGGAAAAGGGAGAAGCCGTTTGGATGACGTTCTCGGTCAGACTAAGAAAGAGAAGTATAAAGTGACGACAGCTAAATTAAATTAA
- a CDS encoding YggT family protein: MAFLFNILMTALQIYSWILIIYILLSWFPGARESSFGEVLAKLAEPFLEPFRKIIPPLGMIDISPIVAILVLRFASAGLGELYQMIMGL; this comes from the coding sequence ATGGCGTTTTTGTTTAACATTTTAATGACAGCACTACAAATATACAGTTGGATTCTCATTATCTATATCCTGCTGTCCTGGTTTCCTGGAGCGAGAGAGTCCAGCTTCGGAGAGGTCCTGGCTAAATTGGCGGAACCCTTCCTGGAACCGTTCCGCAAGATTATCCCTCCACTAGGTATGATCGATATTTCACCGATCGTCGCCATTCTTGTACTGCGTTTCGCGTCAGCAGGTCTTGGTGAATTGTATCAAATGATCATGGGACTTTAA
- a CDS encoding cell division protein SepF, which produces MSMKNKFRSFFTLDDEYEYVEEEVEDEMEEDYNQKRNAKKQDQGNVVSLKSAKSSSKMVLSEPSSYNEAQNIADQLVSRKAVVINLQRVDHQQAKRIVDFLSGTVYAIGGDIQKLGSQTFLCTPDNVEISGSISEIISQEDDDMNRRW; this is translated from the coding sequence ATGAGTATGAAAAATAAATTCCGTTCTTTTTTCACGCTGGACGATGAATATGAGTACGTTGAAGAAGAAGTCGAAGATGAGATGGAAGAGGATTATAACCAAAAGCGAAATGCAAAAAAACAGGACCAAGGTAATGTAGTAAGCTTGAAGAGTGCCAAAAGTTCATCCAAAATGGTATTGAGTGAACCGAGCAGTTATAATGAAGCTCAAAACATTGCCGACCAGCTGGTGAGCCGCAAAGCTGTTGTGATCAATTTACAACGTGTCGATCATCAACAGGCGAAAAGGATAGTAGATTTTTTGAGTGGGACGGTATATGCTATAGGGGGAGACATTCAAAAATTGGGGTCTCAAACATTCCTATGCACTCCAGATAATGTGGAGATTTCTGGTTCCATTTCAGAAATAATTTCACAGGAAGACGATGACATGAATAGAAGGTGGTAA
- a CDS encoding YggS family pyridoxal phosphate-dependent enzyme, translating to MTVEENLAAIKEKIKQACKNCERPINEITIIAVTKYVSTERAQEALDAGIKHLGENRKEGLLEKYEAIGANATWHFIGTLQSRKVKDVIEQVSMIHSLDRKSLAKEINKRAVSPVPCFLQVNISEEESKHGVQASEVEAFVETLQNYENVKIVGLMTMAPHTDDEEQLRGVFRQLRALRDRVRAKNYAHAPCEYLSMGMSNDYSLAIEEGATHIRIGSSLVGE from the coding sequence ATGACGGTCGAAGAGAATTTGGCAGCCATTAAAGAAAAAATCAAACAAGCATGTAAGAATTGTGAACGTCCTATAAATGAAATCACTATCATAGCAGTGACTAAATATGTCTCGACTGAAAGAGCGCAGGAAGCTTTGGATGCAGGGATCAAGCATTTAGGTGAAAACCGTAAAGAAGGACTGCTTGAGAAGTATGAAGCCATTGGTGCAAATGCAACATGGCATTTTATCGGTACGCTGCAATCGAGAAAAGTGAAAGATGTAATCGAGCAAGTATCGATGATCCATTCTCTCGATCGGAAATCGCTGGCGAAAGAAATCAATAAAAGGGCGGTTTCACCGGTGCCATGTTTCTTACAGGTCAACATCAGTGAGGAAGAATCGAAACATGGTGTACAAGCATCTGAAGTAGAAGCATTTGTGGAAACCCTTCAAAATTATGAAAATGTCAAAATCGTTGGCTTGATGACCATGGCCCCTCATACGGATGATGAAGAGCAGCTGCGGGGTGTTTTCCGTCAGTTGAGAGCACTCAGGGACAGGGTCAGGGCCAAGAACTATGCCCATGCGCCTTGCGAATATTTATCTATGGGAATGAGCAATGACTATTCTCTTGCCATTGAAGAAGGTGCTACACATATACGGATAGGATCAAGCCTTGTCGGGGAATAA
- the pgeF gene encoding peptidoglycan editing factor PgeF: protein MEPFKQKSNRRLTCFDRSSRVLAGLTTRNGGHSPKPYETLNMGLHVDDEKENVLENRRTLAKELGVSLDQWVLGEQVHGTEVKAVGHTYAGAGTDSLSTAVQGVDGLITNEPGLLLAAFYADCVPLFFYDSKAEWVGVAHAGWKGTVDGMAGEMIEALAEQGCLRENIHIVIGPSIGMKHYEVDQKVIDKVPDVHRDKCITQNTNGKYQLDLKTLHRQMMIEKKIPAENIQVSGFCTYEENDLFYSHRRDQGKTGRMLGFIGLRT from the coding sequence GTGGAACCCTTCAAACAGAAATCCAACAGACGACTTACTTGCTTTGACCGATCTTCGAGAGTGCTAGCAGGTTTAACAACTAGAAATGGCGGGCATAGCCCAAAGCCTTATGAAACATTAAACATGGGGCTCCATGTCGATGATGAAAAGGAAAATGTTTTAGAAAACAGGCGGACACTTGCAAAGGAGCTTGGTGTGTCCCTTGATCAGTGGGTCCTCGGAGAACAGGTCCACGGTACAGAAGTGAAAGCTGTCGGTCACACATATGCCGGGGCAGGGACTGACTCGTTGAGTACAGCTGTCCAGGGTGTGGATGGTTTGATCACTAATGAGCCTGGACTTTTATTAGCGGCCTTCTATGCGGACTGTGTTCCTTTATTTTTTTACGACTCCAAAGCCGAGTGGGTGGGAGTCGCCCATGCGGGGTGGAAGGGGACCGTCGACGGAATGGCCGGGGAGATGATCGAAGCGCTTGCAGAGCAAGGCTGTCTACGTGAAAACATTCATATCGTAATCGGCCCTTCCATCGGGATGAAACATTATGAAGTCGACCAAAAAGTTATTGATAAAGTGCCGGATGTTCATAGGGACAAGTGTATTACGCAAAATACCAACGGAAAATATCAACTGGATTTAAAAACCCTCCACCGGCAGATGATGATAGAAAAAAAGATACCTGCTGAAAATATCCAGGTATCGGGATTTTGTACATACGAGGAAAATGATTTATTTTATTCCCATCGGCGGGACCAGGGAAAAACGGGGCGGATGCTCGGTTTCATTGGTTTGAGGACTTGA
- a CDS encoding YlmC/YmxH family sporulation protein, with protein MKITELQMKDVIAMETGERLGYISDLDIDTQRGRLQGLVLTLKGKAMGLFGKEEEMVIPWDQIVNIGADVILVKKSAYKGISTSQKTDSDE; from the coding sequence ATGAAAATCACGGAGCTTCAAATGAAAGATGTCATTGCAATGGAAACAGGAGAACGCTTAGGTTATATCAGTGACCTGGATATCGATACTCAGCGAGGCCGGCTGCAAGGGCTCGTGTTGACTCTTAAAGGGAAGGCGATGGGCCTTTTTGGAAAAGAAGAAGAAATGGTGATTCCATGGGACCAAATTGTCAACATCGGTGCAGATGTGATTTTAGTGAAAAAGTCCGCCTATAAAGGTATTTCCACATCCCAAAAGACAGATTCAGACGAATAA
- the sigG gene encoding RNA polymerase sporulation sigma factor SigG — translation MTRHKVEICGVDTSKLPVLKNPEMRALFERLQSGETEARETLVNGNLRLVLSVIQRFNNRGEYGDDLFQVGCIGLMKSIDNFDLSHNVKFSTYAVPMIIGEIRRYLRDNNPIRVSRSLRDIAYKALQMREKMISETSKDPAPHEIAERMGVPPEDVVFAMDAIQDPVSLFEPIYNDGGDPIFVVDQLKDDREKDSVWLDELSLREGMKKLNDREKMILNKRFFQGKTQMEVAEEIGISQAQVSRLEKAAIKEMNSSMFQ, via the coding sequence TTGACACGACATAAAGTAGAGATATGCGGCGTAGATACATCAAAACTTCCGGTACTGAAGAATCCAGAAATGAGGGCCCTGTTTGAACGCTTGCAAAGTGGAGAAACTGAGGCCAGGGAAACATTAGTCAACGGAAACCTTCGTTTAGTATTGTCCGTCATTCAGCGCTTTAATAATCGAGGAGAATACGGGGATGATTTATTCCAAGTCGGTTGTATTGGACTAATGAAATCCATCGATAATTTCGATTTGAGCCATAATGTGAAATTTTCTACTTACGCGGTACCGATGATTATCGGGGAGATACGCAGATACTTACGGGATAATAATCCTATCCGTGTCTCAAGGTCACTTCGGGACATCGCTTACAAAGCTTTGCAGATGCGCGAGAAGATGATCAGTGAAACAAGTAAAGATCCGGCCCCACATGAAATTGCTGAACGCATGGGAGTTCCACCTGAAGATGTCGTTTTTGCGATGGATGCGATCCAGGACCCGGTTTCTCTCTTTGAGCCGATTTACAATGACGGTGGAGATCCGATTTTTGTCGTCGACCAACTCAAAGATGATCGTGAAAAGGATTCCGTCTGGCTTGATGAACTGTCATTAAGAGAAGGAATGAAGAAACTGAACGACCGAGAAAAAATGATCTTGAATAAACGTTTCTTCCAGGGTAAAACCCAAATGGAAGTAGCAGAAGAAATCGGAATTTCCCAAGCACAAGTGTCCCGTTTAGAAAAAGCGGCCATCAAAGAGATGAATTCTTCCATGTTTCAATAA
- the sigE gene encoding RNA polymerase sporulation sigma factor SigE, producing MFKWFFKARLWYYRLLMKLGIKQDEIYYIGGSEALPPPLSREEEKELLELLPKGDKAARAMLIERNLRLVVYIARKFENTGLNIEDLISIGTIGLIKAVNTFDPEKKIKLATYASRCIENEILMHLRKSNKLKTEVSFDEPLNVDWDGNELLLSDILGTDEDIITKGIEKKIDKKLLLSALEQLNDREKQIMELRFGLIGKKEKTQKDVADMMGISQSYISRLEKKIIRRLQREFDKMV from the coding sequence ATGTTCAAGTGGTTCTTTAAGGCCAGGTTATGGTATTATCGTTTACTTATGAAGCTGGGTATCAAACAGGACGAAATTTATTATATCGGAGGGAGTGAAGCTTTACCTCCACCTCTATCCAGAGAAGAAGAAAAGGAATTGCTGGAACTACTGCCAAAGGGAGATAAAGCAGCGAGGGCGATGTTGATCGAACGCAACCTCCGACTCGTCGTGTATATCGCTCGTAAATTCGAAAACACAGGGTTGAATATAGAAGATCTGATAAGTATCGGTACGATAGGTTTAATCAAAGCAGTCAATACGTTTGATCCTGAGAAAAAAATCAAACTTGCTACTTACGCTTCCCGCTGTATCGAAAATGAAATTTTAATGCATTTGAGAAAAAGCAATAAACTTAAGACAGAGGTTTCCTTTGATGAACCCCTCAATGTCGATTGGGACGGGAATGAATTGTTACTTTCGGATATTTTAGGGACTGATGAGGATATCATCACAAAGGGAATTGAAAAGAAAATCGATAAAAAATTATTGTTGTCAGCCCTTGAGCAGCTGAACGATCGTGAAAAACAAATCATGGAATTGCGATTCGGACTAATTGGTAAAAAAGAAAAAACCCAAAAAGATGTAGCAGATATGATGGGGATTTCCCAGTCTTATATATCAAGGCTTGAAAAGAAAATCATCCGTAGGCTGCAGCGCGAATTCGATAAGATGGTGTAA